Proteins encoded together in one Benincasa hispida cultivar B227 chromosome 1, ASM972705v1, whole genome shotgun sequence window:
- the LOC120087061 gene encoding probable serine/threonine-protein kinase At1g54610 — MGCVCCKPSAIEDSKESPRERVSSKTSSDLRVARVTSSSREEAYRAKDQYDGNDARVTLIDKQVNGSGRLPGENFERKREKMDHMGAQHPSMGRIPKAAEGDHIAAGWPPWLAAVAGEAIRGWLPRRADSFEKLDKIGQGTYSNVYRARDLDQKKIVALKKVRFDNLEPESVRFMAREIHILRRLDHPNVIKLEGLVTSRMSCSLYLVFEYMEHDLAGLASHPGVKFTEAQVKCYMQQLLRGLDHCHSHGVLHRDIKGSNLLIDNHGILKIADFGLASFFDIHQNQPLTSRVVTLWYRPPELLLGATYYGTAVDLWSTGCILAELYAGKPIMPGRTEVEQLHKIFKLCGSPSEDYWRKSRLPHATIFKPQQPYRRCVADTFKDFPAPALALIETLLSIDPADRGSAALALKSEFFSTKPLPCDSSSLPKYPPSKEFDAKIRDEEARRLGAVRSKGHQLDLQRKDRESRAVPAPDANAELASSMQKRQGLTSSKSRSEKFNPHPEEASGFPIDPPRPSQGAERMDSQVRHPKKASHSGPLAQRAAWAKASKNPDDPPKISTGAETFATSGLVAARRSTLAEDYREKSDSSQGEVQKLIGRFPGSFKETSESSMLPDQKFSNHSIVGSHDKERSSTKDPIVVGYGSKGHKIHYSGPLLVPSGNMDQMLKDHDRHIQEAVRRARLDKAKVRKVQGDGKQMSTNSLFVSGR, encoded by the exons ATGGGTTGTGTTTGTTGTAAGCCCTCTGCTATTGAAGATAGCAAGGAAAGTCCAAGGGAGAGGGTGTCAAGTAAGACTTCGTCTGACCTGCGGGTGGCAAGAGTGACTTCGTCATCGAGGGAAGAAGCTTATCGAGCTAAAGATCAGTATGATGGTAATGATGCGAGAGTGACATTGATTGACAAGCAGGTGAATGGGTCGGGTCGACTGCCTGGTGAGAATTTTGAGAGGAAGAGGGAGAAGATGGACCATATGGGTGCTCAACATCCTTCAATGGGGAGAATTCCGAAGGCAGCAGAGGGAGACCACATTGCTGCAGGGTGGCCGCCGTGGCTGGCTGCAGTTGCTGGAGAGGCAATCAGAGGATGGCTACCCCGACGAGCTGATTCTTTTGAGAAATTGGATAAA ATTGGCCAAGGGACATATAGTAATGTATATAGAGCTCGTGATCTTGACCAAAAGAAAATCGTTGCTTTGAAGAAAGTAAGGTTTGACAACCTGGAACCTGAGAGCGTCCGCTTTATGGCTAGGGAAATTCACATATTGCGTAGACTTGATCATCCAAATGTAATAAAGCTGGAGGGTCTAGTTACGTCTAGGATGTCTTGCAGCCTCTATCTTGTTTTTGAGTACATGGAACATGACTTGGCAGGTCTTGCTTCACACCCTGGTGTGAAGTTTACAGAGGCACAG GTCAAATGTTACATGCAACAACTTTTACGTGGACTTGATCATTGTCACAGTCATGGAGTTCTACATCGTGATATAAAGGGTTCCAACCTTTTAATTGACAATCATGGCATCTTGAAGATTGCAGACTTTGGTCTAGCAAGTTTTTTTGATATCCATCAAAATCAGCCGCTGACTAGTCGGGTAGTAACTCTTTGGTATCGACCACCTGAGCTTTTACTTGGTGCCACTTATTACGGTACAGCTGTAGATTTGTGGAGTACTGGCTGCATACTTGCTGAATTGTATGCTGGGAAGCCAATTATGCCAGGAAGAACTGAG GTGGAACAGctacataaaatatttaaactctGCGGCTCTCCTTCAGAGGATTATTGGAGAAAATCAAGGTTGCCCCATGCAACAATATTTAAGCCCCAACAGCCCTATAGACGTTGTGTTGCAGACACATTCAAGGATTTCCCTGCACCAGCTTTAGCTCTCATTGAGACGTTACTCTCTATAGATCCTGCAGATCGTGGCTCTGCTGCACTCGCCCTTAAAAGCGAA TTTTTTTCAACAAAGCCACTACCTTGTGATTCTTCAAGCTTGCCAAAGTATCCTCCAAGCAAAGAATTTGATGCCAAGATAAGGGATGAGGAAGCTAGAAG ACTAGGAGCAGTACGAAGCAAGGGACACCAGCTTGACCTGCAAAGGAAAGATAGAGAGTCTCGAGCCGTCCCTGCACCTGACGCCAATGCTGAATTAGCCTCATCAATGCAG AAAAGACAAGGCCTAACCAGTTCAAAGAGCCGGAGTGAGAAGTTTAACCCGCATCCAGAAGAAGCTTCTGGCTTTCCAATTGATCCACCTAGACCTTCCCAAGGAGCAGAAAGAATGGATTCTCAGGTGCGTCATCCTAAGAAAGCCTCACATTCAGGGCCACTTGCTCAGCGGGCTGCTTGGGCAAAAGCTAGTAAGAACCCAGATGACCCTCCCAAAATCTCAACCGGGGCCGAAACTTTCGCAACTTCAGGACTAGTAGCAGCCAGAAGAAGTACGCTGGCTGAAGATTATAGGGAAAAGTCTGATTCTTCACAAGGAGAGGTTCAAAAGCTAATTGGCAGGTTTCCCGGTTCCTTCAAAGAAACCTCAGAGTCATCAATGCTACCGGACCAGAAGTTCTCAAATCACAGTATTGTCGGCTCACACGACAAAGAGAGGAGCAGCACCAAAGACCCTATAGTT GTGGGTTATGGCTCAAAGGGTCATAAAATTCATTACTCTGGTCCATTACTGGTTCCTTCTGGCAACATGGACCAAATGTTGAAGGACCATGATCGCCATATCCAAGAAGCAGTAAGACGAGCTCGGCTTGACAAGGCTAAGGTACGGAAGGTTCAAGGTGATGGAAAACAGATGTCGACGAATTCATTGTTCGTCTCCGGTCGTTAA
- the LOC120087068 gene encoding beta-glucuronosyltransferase GlcAT14A-like, whose protein sequence is MGSLNLERKWLFPLVISSLICIFLLVTFFNMGLVSSLYTINSLFAIFPTRMTMDNTSVAFAESKIAQPSPPTGPTIPRFAYLISGSKGDLEKLWRILKALYHPLNHYVVHLDLESPAEERLELASRVGNESLFAEVKNVFMISKANMVTYRGPTMVANTLHACAILLKRSEDWDWFINLSASDYPLVTQDDLLYTFTNLDRNLNFIEHTSQLGWKEDKRAMPLIVDPGLYLMTKSDIFNVNPSRALPTAFKLFTGSAWMVLSREFVEYFIWGWDNLPRTLLMYYSNFVSSPEGYFHTVICNVPEFASTAVNHDLHYISWDNPPKQHPHTLSINDTENMITSNAAFARKFKQDDLVLDQIDRDLLHRKKGDFTPGGWCAGHPKCSTVGNPMKLKPGQGAQRLHRLITKLILAARSGENQCK, encoded by the exons ATGGGGTCCTTGAACTTGGAGAGGAAATGGTTGTTTCCTCTTGTGATAAGCTCTCTCATATGCATATTTCTTCTTGTCACCTTCTTCAACATGGGTCTCGTCTCTTCGCTCTACACAATCAACTCGCTTTTTGCAATCTTTCCCACTCGAATGACTATGGACAACACAAGTGTTGCTTTTGCTGAATCGAAGATCGCACAACCTTCACCTCCTACGGGACCAACAATCCCTCGTTTTGCATATTTGATTTCTGGGTCAAAAGGTGATTTGGAAAAGCTATGGAGAATCCTTAAAGCGTTGTATCACCCTTTGAATCATTATGTTGTTCACTTGGACCTTGAGTCACCTGCAGAGGAGCGATTGGAATTGGCCTCGCGAGTGGGAAACGAGTCACTTTTTGCTGAAGTTAAGAATGTTTTCATGATCAGCAAGGCCAATATGGTTACTTACAGGGGACCCACCATGGTTGCTAATACTCTTCATGCCTGTGCCATTCTTCTTAAGAGGAGTGAGGACTGGGATTGGTTTATCAACCTCAGTGCTTCTGATTATCCTCTTGTGACTCAAGATG ATCTTCTTTATACATTCACAAATTTAGATCGAAACCTCAATTTTATTGAGCATACAAGCCAGTTGGGGTGGAAGGA GGATAAACGAGCAATGCCATTGATTGTAGATCCTGGTCTATATTTGATGACCAAATCAGATATTTTCAACGTCAATCCATCGCGAGCTTTGCCAACAGCATTCAAATTGTTTACTG GTTCAGCATGGATGGTTCTGTCTCGTGAGTTTGTGGAATATTTCATTTGGGGTTGGGATAATCTTCCTAGGACCCTTCTCATGTACTACAGTAATTTCGTCTCCTCTCCCGAAGGTTATTTTCACACTGTCATATGCAACGTGCCCGAGTTTGCTAGTACGGCTGTGAACCACGACTTACACTACATCTCTTGGGACAATCCTCCCAAACAACATCCACACACACTCTCTATTAACGACACAGAGAACATGATCACGAGCAATGCTGCCTTTGCTCGGAAGTTCAAACAAGATGACCTCGTGCTAGATCAAATCGACAGGGATTTGCTTCATCGGAAGAAAGGGGACTTTACTCCTGGCGGTTGGTGTGCAGGCCACCCCAAGTGTTCCACAGTCGGTAACCCGATGAAACTCAAACCAGGCCAAGGAGCTCAACGGCTTCACCGTCTTATAACTAAACTAATTTTGGCAGCTAGGTCTGGGGAAAACCAGTGTAAATGA